A DNA window from Flavisolibacter ginsenosidimutans contains the following coding sequences:
- a CDS encoding YcxB family protein, protein MFSILAVLLLIYSAIAQFIDIGEVTLATILAPTVVLFVIPLITYFAAKRNYRTAARMNEVIEYNFTRDFLDVKGESFSSQLGWNKFYKITKTKNWLLVWQNNRSANIIPMRDVWESQLEELKEILQKNKVKNNL, encoded by the coding sequence TTGTTTTCCATTCTTGCAGTGCTGTTGTTGATCTATTCGGCCATTGCACAGTTTATTGATATTGGTGAGGTTACATTGGCAACAATTTTAGCACCTACTGTCGTTCTTTTCGTAATACCATTAATCACCTATTTCGCAGCAAAGAGAAACTACCGCACGGCTGCAAGAATGAACGAAGTAATTGAATATAATTTTACCCGCGACTTCTTAGATGTCAAAGGCGAATCTTTTTCATCACAATTGGGTTGGAACAAATTTTATAAAATAACAAAAACGAAAAATTGGCTATTGGTTTGGCAGAACAATCGGTCAGCGAACATCATCCCAATGCGAGATGTATGGGAAAGCCAATTGGAAGAACTGAAAGAAATTCTGCAAAAAAACAAGGTCAAAAATAATTTGTAA
- the amaB gene encoding L-piperidine-6-carboxylate dehydrogenase, with the protein MHDILQQLGITENNNGASTGSNWVKSSGKVITSFSPVDGKKIADVVSADDKAYEEVINTASKAFLEWRLWPSPKRGDVVRQFAESLRKYKEPLGKLVSYEMGKSLQEGYGEVQEMIDICDFAVGLSRQLHGLTMHSERPGHRMYEQWHPLGIVGIISAFNFPVAVWSWNTALALVCGDVCVWKPSEKTPLCAVACQKIIADVFTANNVPEGVCNLLVGERELGERMAADVRIPLVSATGSTRMGKAVGAAVGARLGRSLLELGGNNAIIISKDADLDMALVGCVFGAVGTAGQRCTTTRRLIIHEEVYNSFRDKLVNAYKQLRIGNPLDENVHVGPLIDKDAVKMYEDAIERCKTEGGKFLVEGGVLKGDGYESDCYVKPAVAEVQPHFNVVQHETFAPILYLMKYKTFDEAVAIQNGVPQGLSSSIMTLNLREAEAFLSAAGSDCGIANVNIGTSGAEIGGAFGGEKETGGGRESGSDAWRIYMRRQTNTINYSNKLPLAQGIKFDL; encoded by the coding sequence ATGCACGACATTCTTCAACAACTCGGCATCACAGAAAACAACAACGGCGCGTCTACAGGAAGCAACTGGGTTAAAAGCAGCGGTAAAGTCATTACGTCTTTTTCTCCCGTTGACGGAAAAAAAATTGCGGACGTTGTGAGTGCCGATGACAAAGCATACGAAGAAGTCATCAACACCGCATCAAAAGCTTTTTTGGAATGGCGGCTATGGCCTTCGCCCAAACGCGGCGATGTGGTGCGGCAATTTGCCGAATCATTGCGCAAGTATAAAGAGCCGCTGGGCAAATTGGTTTCCTATGAAATGGGAAAAAGTTTGCAAGAAGGTTACGGCGAAGTGCAGGAAATGATTGACATCTGCGATTTTGCCGTTGGGCTTTCGCGGCAGTTGCACGGGCTGACCATGCACAGCGAACGGCCCGGCCACCGCATGTACGAGCAATGGCATCCACTGGGCATTGTGGGCATCATTTCGGCGTTCAATTTCCCGGTTGCAGTATGGAGTTGGAACACGGCACTGGCGCTGGTTTGCGGCGATGTTTGCGTGTGGAAGCCTTCGGAAAAAACACCGCTTTGCGCCGTTGCTTGCCAGAAAATCATTGCCGATGTTTTTACAGCCAACAACGTTCCCGAAGGCGTTTGCAATTTGTTGGTGGGTGAAAGAGAGCTTGGCGAACGCATGGCGGCTGATGTGCGCATTCCGTTGGTATCGGCTACGGGTTCTACACGCATGGGGAAGGCCGTGGGTGCGGCCGTAGGTGCAAGGCTCGGCCGTTCGTTATTGGAATTGGGCGGCAACAACGCCATCATCATTTCAAAAGATGCCGACCTTGATATGGCGCTGGTGGGTTGCGTTTTTGGTGCGGTGGGCACGGCCGGACAGCGTTGCACTACCACGCGCCGGTTAATTATCCACGAAGAAGTTTACAATTCTTTTCGCGACAAATTGGTGAATGCTTACAAGCAATTGCGCATCGGCAATCCGCTGGACGAAAATGTGCACGTGGGTCCGTTGATTGACAAAGACGCAGTGAAGATGTACGAAGACGCGATTGAACGCTGCAAGACCGAAGGCGGAAAGTTTTTGGTAGAAGGCGGCGTGTTGAAAGGTGATGGTTACGAAAGCGACTGTTACGTGAAGCCCGCCGTTGCAGAAGTGCAACCACATTTTAACGTGGTACAGCACGAAACCTTTGCGCCGATTTTATACCTGATGAAATACAAAACTTTCGACGAAGCCGTCGCCATTCAGAACGGCGTGCCGCAAGGTTTGTCGTCGAGCATTATGACGTTGAACCTTCGCGAAGCAGAAGCTTTTCTTTCGGCGGCCGGCAGTGATTGCGGCATTGCCAACGTGAACATCGGTACATCGGGTGCGGAGATTGGCGGTGCTTTCGGCGGCGAAAAAGAAACCGGCGGCGGAAGGGAAAGCGGTTCCGATGCCTGGCGCATTTACATGCGGCGCCAAACGAATACAATTAATTACAGCAACAAGTTGCCGTTGGCGCAGGGGATTAAGTTTGATTTGTAG
- a CDS encoding TonB-dependent receptor plug domain-containing protein, with protein sequence MRKRVLFFTGILPFVFLSAKAQGPELDPVTITSSINPIKASQTGRNLLVIKGERFAQLPVHSLDELLRYLPGIELQARGPFGSQSDITLRGGTFQQVLVIVDGVRVNDPNTGHFTTNIPLAPGEIDRIEILKGASSALYGSDAVGGVVNIITKTFATKSTVQKLQTTAQFTGGEYGFYSVNAAVYASNGKTSFGAGILSNNTTGQLQRGTRGFVNATTVSASVGHAFNEKWNLSFRSAYDHRKFAAQNFYTSSTADTAQETLKTFWNQLQVLRQAANNTLRVQIGYKQLQDSFAFNKLTPTNQNKTELWQALLTNERKLGANTTLTPGLQFINKKITSNDRGNHNVNLAAAFLILSQRFGEHVFVSPAARLEWNERAGWEAVPQLNLSYRSSQWQLRGSAGKTIRDADFTERYNNYNKSFVSNGQRLGNPDLEAERSFSYEAGADYFLANTLKLSGTFFQRRHKNLIDYVLTPAAQIPHNSNLAANGMYAFAKNIAEVTTTGYEGDVQFSKPLTNNSNLWVTLGLVWLNDESSNNTASLYVSSHARFQTNFAVSYTQKRFALSVNGLYKKRQQQKSSSPLIVPVTSDYVLLNAKAEAFILKNKLSAFTEVDNLLDRTYTDLLGALMPRRWFMAGIKISLAGK encoded by the coding sequence ATGAGAAAAAGAGTTCTTTTTTTCACCGGCATTCTGCCCTTTGTTTTTTTGTCGGCAAAAGCACAGGGACCAGAGCTTGATCCGGTCACCATCACCTCTTCCATCAATCCCATAAAAGCTTCGCAAACCGGACGAAACCTTCTTGTGATTAAAGGCGAACGCTTTGCGCAGTTGCCCGTTCATTCGCTTGACGAGCTGTTGCGTTATTTGCCGGGCATTGAATTGCAGGCACGCGGGCCTTTCGGTTCGCAAAGCGACATCACCTTGCGCGGCGGTACTTTTCAGCAAGTGCTCGTGATTGTTGACGGTGTTCGCGTGAACGATCCAAACACGGGACACTTCACCACCAACATTCCACTTGCGCCGGGCGAAATTGACCGCATTGAAATTTTAAAAGGCGCTTCTTCGGCGCTTTATGGTTCCGATGCTGTGGGCGGTGTCGTCAACATCATCACCAAAACATTTGCTACAAAATCAACCGTTCAAAAGCTGCAAACAACCGCGCAATTCACCGGCGGCGAATACGGCTTTTATTCGGTGAATGCCGCCGTTTACGCATCGAACGGCAAAACAAGTTTTGGCGCTGGTATTTTATCAAACAACACAACCGGTCAATTGCAACGCGGTACACGTGGCTTTGTCAATGCAACGACGGTTTCGGCTTCCGTTGGTCATGCCTTCAACGAAAAATGGAATCTTTCTTTTCGCTCTGCTTATGATCACCGAAAATTTGCCGCACAGAATTTTTATACGTCTTCCACTGCCGACACGGCACAGGAAACGCTCAAAACGTTTTGGAATCAATTGCAGGTTTTGCGACAAGCGGCCAACAACACGCTTCGTGTGCAAATTGGCTACAAGCAATTGCAGGATAGTTTTGCTTTCAACAAACTCACGCCTACCAATCAAAACAAAACGGAATTGTGGCAAGCTTTGTTGACGAATGAAAGAAAACTCGGTGCCAACACAACACTCACACCCGGACTTCAATTCATCAACAAAAAAATCACGTCGAATGACCGGGGCAACCACAACGTAAATCTTGCTGCGGCCTTTCTTATTTTATCGCAGCGTTTTGGTGAACACGTTTTCGTTTCGCCGGCTGCAAGATTGGAATGGAACGAACGAGCCGGATGGGAAGCCGTGCCGCAACTAAATCTTTCGTATCGCAGTTCGCAATGGCAATTGCGCGGTAGTGCGGGCAAAACCATTCGCGATGCTGATTTTACAGAACGCTACAACAATTACAACAAATCGTTTGTAAGCAACGGACAGCGTTTGGGCAACCCGGATTTGGAAGCCGAACGTTCGTTCAGCTACGAAGCCGGCGCGGATTATTTTTTGGCCAATACATTGAAACTCTCAGGCACTTTTTTTCAGCGCCGTCATAAAAACTTAATTGACTACGTGCTGACACCGGCTGCGCAAATTCCGCACAACAGCAACCTTGCAGCAAACGGCATGTATGCGTTTGCAAAAAACATTGCCGAAGTAACCACAACGGGTTACGAAGGCGATGTACAATTTTCAAAACCGTTGACGAACAATAGCAATCTTTGGGTAACGCTGGGCCTTGTTTGGCTGAACGACGAGAGCAGCAACAACACCGCGTCGCTTTATGTTTCGTCGCACGCAAGGTTTCAAACAAATTTTGCGGTGAGTTATACGCAAAAACGTTTTGCACTTTCAGTAAACGGTCTTTATAAAAAAAGGCAGCAGCAAAAATCTTCGTCGCCGCTCATCGTACCTGTTACATCCGACTACGTTTTGCTGAACGCAAAAGCCGAAGCTTTCATTTTGAAAAACAAGCTCAGTGCTTTTACCGAAGTGGACAACCTGCTTGACAGAACCTATACCGATTTGCTTGGTGCGCTAATGCCGCGCCGCTGGTTCATGGCCGGAATCAAAATATCTTTAGCAGGCAAATGA
- the panB gene encoding 3-methyl-2-oxobutanoate hydroxymethyltransferase, whose amino-acid sequence MSANAPEVKRITTHTVQKMKAAGKKISMITAYDFSFASIFDAAGIDVILVGDSASNVMAGHETTLPITLDQMIYHASSVIRGAKRSLVVVDLPFGSYQSNSDIALASAIRIMKETGAHAIKLEGGEEVLESVKRIIGAGIPVMAHLGLTPQSIYKFGTYNVRAKEEAEAAKLRNDAKLLEEAGCFAVVLEKIPAALAKEVSEPLEIPTIGIGAGPHCDGQVLVMHDMLGINTEFKPRFLRQYLNLHEQITGAVQKYIADVKSNDFPSAAESY is encoded by the coding sequence ATGAGCGCTAACGCACCGGAAGTCAAACGCATCACTACGCATACGGTTCAGAAGATGAAAGCCGCGGGCAAGAAAATTTCGATGATCACGGCTTATGACTTTTCCTTCGCTTCCATCTTCGACGCGGCGGGCATTGATGTGATTCTTGTAGGGGACTCGGCATCAAACGTCATGGCGGGTCACGAAACAACGCTCCCCATCACGTTGGATCAAATGATTTACCACGCATCGTCAGTTATTCGAGGAGCAAAGCGAAGCCTGGTAGTGGTTGACCTGCCCTTTGGTTCTTATCAATCCAACAGCGATATTGCCCTCGCTTCGGCCATTCGCATCATGAAAGAGACCGGCGCACACGCCATTAAACTGGAAGGCGGTGAAGAAGTGCTGGAATCTGTTAAACGCATCATTGGTGCGGGCATCCCGGTGATGGCGCATCTTGGCCTGACACCGCAAAGCATTTACAAGTTCGGCACCTATAACGTTCGCGCAAAAGAAGAAGCCGAAGCCGCCAAGTTGCGCAACGACGCAAAGCTGTTGGAAGAAGCCGGCTGCTTTGCTGTGGTGCTGGAAAAAATTCCGGCAGCCCTTGCAAAAGAAGTTTCCGAACCACTGGAGATTCCAACCATCGGCATTGGCGCAGGCCCGCATTGCGACGGACAAGTATTGGTGATGCACGACATGCTCGGCATCAACACCGAATTCAAGCCGCGTTTTCTGCGGCAATATTTAAATCTTCACGAACAAATTACCGGCGCCGTTCAAAAGTATATAGCCGATGTGAAAAGTAATGATTTCCCGAGTGCGGCGGAGTCGTATTGA
- a CDS encoding DUF421 domain-containing protein has translation MDITQIWGNKADIGPLEIVARSAVMFVYMIILLRITGMRTFGKGDVFDDILTILYGAVLARGIVGATPFVSAMASGAALVCLHFVFSKLTYFNKGFGRLIKGKPFLLYKNGRFERRNMEKSNISEHDIMEELRINVQKDSLTDIEEVRLERTGEVSFVKKT, from the coding sequence ATGGACATAACACAGATATGGGGAAACAAAGCCGACATTGGTCCGCTTGAGATCGTCGCTCGTTCCGCTGTGATGTTTGTTTACATGATCATACTGTTACGCATCACGGGCATGCGCACCTTTGGAAAGGGTGATGTGTTTGATGACATTCTAACGATTCTGTACGGAGCGGTACTGGCAAGAGGCATCGTCGGCGCAACGCCGTTTGTTTCGGCGATGGCTTCAGGAGCGGCTTTGGTTTGTTTGCATTTTGTTTTTTCCAAACTAACTTATTTTAACAAGGGGTTCGGACGATTAATAAAAGGAAAGCCGTTTCTTTTATACAAGAACGGCAGGTTTGAAAGGAGGAACATGGAAAAGAGCAATATTTCCGAACACGACATAATGGAAGAACTGCGCATTAACGTACAAAAAGATTCATTAACAGACATAGAAGAAGTGCGGCTGGAGCGAACCGGTGAGGTGAGTTTTGTGAAAAAAACCTGA
- a CDS encoding NUDIX domain-containing protein, translating to MARKSAGLLVYRKKNSVLEVFLIHPGGPFWKGKESGAWSIPKGEFAEDEEPLQAARREFAEETGQEVNGDFVELKTIQQKSGKFVYAWAVEAELNADAVISNTFKMEYPYKSGKWITVPEVDKAAWFSVKEAREKINPAQTELLDDLLLKLKT from the coding sequence ATGGCGCGAAAGAGTGCAGGCTTATTAGTTTACCGAAAGAAAAATTCTGTTCTCGAAGTCTTTTTGATTCATCCTGGCGGACCGTTTTGGAAAGGAAAAGAGAGTGGTGCGTGGAGCATTCCGAAAGGTGAATTTGCGGAAGACGAAGAGCCGCTACAAGCAGCCCGCCGCGAGTTTGCCGAAGAAACCGGCCAGGAAGTAAACGGAGATTTTGTTGAGCTGAAAACAATCCAACAGAAAAGTGGAAAGTTTGTATACGCTTGGGCGGTGGAAGCTGAACTAAATGCCGACGCCGTTATTTCAAATACGTTCAAAATGGAATACCCCTACAAATCCGGCAAATGGATAACCGTGCCCGAAGTGGACAAAGCCGCATGGTTTTCCGTGAAAGAAGCGAGGGAGAAGATAAATCCCGCGCAAACTGAATTGCTTGATGATTTACTGCTTAAGTTGAAAACGTGA
- a CDS encoding endonuclease III domain-containing protein, whose protein sequence is MKKPFDIPDMLKRIEKAVKLYPKAAMFELKEKGYASLFEQLLSCIISIRTLDETTIPISENLFAKARTPKEMLMLSPGELEKMLYGSQYPGQKAHTMLGIAKAAVEEFGGELPADYEKLTALKGVGPKCAKLALGVAAGHAGISVDVHVHRVVNRWGLVETKTPEKTMQALEEIIPKKKWIDVNRLLMPFGKHICVLHSPFCSTCSVLHYCRQVGVTKHR, encoded by the coding sequence GTGAAAAAGCCTTTTGACATACCCGACATGCTGAAGCGGATTGAAAAGGCTGTGAAGCTTTATCCAAAAGCAGCCATGTTTGAGCTGAAAGAGAAAGGCTATGCTTCGCTGTTTGAACAACTCCTTTCCTGCATCATTTCCATTCGCACCTTAGATGAAACAACAATACCCATTTCCGAAAATCTTTTTGCAAAAGCCCGCACACCAAAAGAAATGCTGATGCTTTCGCCGGGTGAATTGGAAAAAATGCTGTACGGTTCGCAATACCCCGGACAAAAAGCCCATACAATGCTCGGCATTGCAAAAGCTGCCGTTGAGGAATTTGGCGGCGAACTGCCCGCCGATTATGAAAAACTTACTGCCTTGAAAGGGGTAGGGCCGAAATGCGCCAAACTGGCGCTGGGCGTGGCTGCCGGTCATGCCGGAATCAGTGTGGATGTGCACGTCCATCGCGTTGTCAATCGTTGGGGCCTTGTTGAAACCAAAACACCGGAGAAAACAATGCAAGCCTTGGAAGAAATAATACCAAAGAAAAAATGGATTGATGTAAACCGTTTGCTGATGCCGTTTGGCAAACACATTTGTGTACTGCATTCACCTTTTTGTTCTACATGTTCCGTGCTTCACTATTGCCGGCAGGTAGGCGTAACAAAACACCGTTGA